From Salinicoccus roseus, one genomic window encodes:
- a CDS encoding RDD family protein, translating to MEYNERYGPEHDTLFDKLDYMATAHFFTRLVSYIIDIIILWSVSQILVYPILNVFEISDAYFWIPFFSIGNIMTAVIYFTYFVLMTHFFQQTLGKMITGISVISQDGRKLTFSQVVYRELVGRFINNQLFYLPYLMIIFTENRIGLHDFFADTYVVKNSYENYKKMIKSRYLRESYDGQ from the coding sequence TTGGAATATAATGAAAGATATGGACCGGAACACGATACACTGTTCGACAAACTCGACTATATGGCTACAGCGCACTTCTTTACGAGACTCGTCAGCTATATCATCGACATCATCATACTATGGTCGGTGTCACAGATTCTCGTCTATCCGATCCTGAATGTATTTGAAATCAGCGATGCATATTTCTGGATACCATTCTTCAGTATTGGTAACATCATGACAGCGGTCATATACTTCACCTATTTTGTGCTGATGACGCATTTCTTCCAACAGACGCTCGGCAAGATGATCACCGGCATCAGCGTCATCTCCCAGGACGGCAGAAAATTGACATTTTCCCAAGTGGTCTATCGTGAACTGGTTGGACGGTTCATCAACAACCAGCTCTTCTATCTGCCATACCTGATGATCATCTTCACAGAGAACAGGATAGGGCTGCATGACTTCTTTGCTGACACATATGTGGTCAAGAACAGCTACGAGAACTACAAGAAAATGATTAAATCCCGCTATTTAAGGGAATCATATGATGGACAGTAA
- the tpx gene encoding thiol peroxidase — MANVTFKGNPMTLRGEELKVGDQAPDFTALNTSLEQVSLSDFEGKRKLISVIPSIDTGVCSTQTKTFNERAAGVENVEVLTISNDLPFAQKRWTADEGLENAVTLSDHRDLSFGENYGVVMEELRLLARSVFILDEDNKVVYVEYVPEGTDHPDYDKAIEALEAM, encoded by the coding sequence ATGGCAAACGTAACATTTAAAGGCAACCCGATGACTTTGAGGGGCGAAGAATTGAAAGTTGGAGACCAGGCACCGGACTTCACAGCACTCAATACAAGCCTGGAGCAGGTCAGCCTCAGCGATTTTGAGGGTAAGAGGAAACTCATCAGCGTCATTCCTTCAATCGATACAGGCGTCTGCAGTACACAGACCAAGACCTTCAACGAAAGGGCAGCAGGAGTCGAAAATGTCGAGGTGCTGACAATCTCCAATGACCTGCCGTTTGCACAGAAGAGATGGACTGCCGATGAAGGACTTGAAAATGCAGTTACACTGAGTGACCACAGGGACCTTTCCTTCGGTGAAAACTACGGCGTCGTGATGGAGGAGTTGAGACTGCTCGCACGCAGCGTGTTCATCCTGGATGAGGACAACAAGGTTGTATATGTCGAATACGTACCGGAAGGCACAGATCATCCGGATTACGACAAAGCGATTGAAGCATTGGAAGCAATGTAA
- a CDS encoding class I SAM-dependent methyltransferase produces MEKTYQKLVQETDQLIEENPDASRLEALGEALLYVEGEGSFDERRKAFQFAYLQQVQKEQVQPNHQLTPDSIGYMVAHLVQLFHGSSVEVLDAGSGTGHLSMTVKEQVEEAQLNGIEVDPVLARLNANLCEFLEVPMNIYPQDIIEPARINQVDAAIGDLPVGYYPLEVEGFTTAFKKGRSFAHLLMLESAMTYVKDDGLGVFVVPSDMLEKDNETIKQYLSESATLLMFLNLPKSIFKTENQRKSIIVMKKNFSPLKNNEVLIGDVPDFKNTSQMKRFLEQTESWYDSYARN; encoded by the coding sequence ATGGAAAAAACGTATCAGAAACTCGTACAGGAGACAGACCAGCTGATAGAGGAGAACCCTGATGCCTCAAGACTCGAAGCGCTCGGGGAAGCACTTTTGTATGTAGAGGGTGAGGGCTCATTTGACGAACGGAGGAAAGCATTCCAGTTCGCCTACCTCCAGCAGGTACAGAAGGAGCAGGTCCAGCCCAACCACCAGCTCACCCCCGATTCCATCGGTTATATGGTCGCCCATCTCGTCCAGCTCTTCCATGGAAGCTCCGTGGAGGTCCTGGATGCAGGAAGCGGTACGGGACATCTGTCCATGACGGTGAAGGAACAGGTGGAGGAGGCGCAATTGAATGGGATTGAAGTGGATCCTGTATTGGCCCGGCTGAATGCCAACCTGTGCGAATTCCTGGAGGTTCCGATGAACATCTACCCGCAGGACATCATCGAGCCGGCACGTATAAACCAGGTTGATGCAGCCATCGGGGATCTGCCCGTCGGCTATTATCCACTGGAAGTGGAGGGATTCACCACCGCGTTCAAAAAAGGCAGGAGCTTCGCCCATCTTCTGATGCTGGAGAGCGCCATGACCTACGTCAAGGATGACGGCCTCGGTGTATTCGTCGTACCATCGGACATGCTCGAGAAGGACAATGAGACGATCAAGCAGTACTTGTCTGAAAGCGCGACACTGCTCATGTTCCTGAACCTGCCGAAGAGCATCTTCAAGACCGAGAATCAGCGGAAATCCATCATCGTGATGAAGAAGAACTTCTCGCCGCTCAAGAATAACGAAGTCCTCATCGGGGATGTTCCGGATTTCAAGAATACGTCACAGATGAAACGCTTCTTGGAACAGACGGAATCGTGGTATGATAGTTATGCCAGGAATTAA
- a CDS encoding acetate kinase — translation MSKIIAINAGSSSFKFQLFEMPEEKEIAKGLVERIGLENGIFSITIDGEKHKLEQDFKDHEEAVNLMLKKLVEYRVIKDINDIEASGHRVVHGGETFDDSVLIDDEVVRHIHELSELAPLHNPANLMGINAFRELLPHVPHVAVFDTSFHQTMPESSYLYSLPYHYYKDYGIRKYGFHGTSHKYVTQRASELLGRPLEELRMISCHLGNGASIAAVKGGKSVDTSMGFTPLAGVTMGTRSGNIDPALIPYIMEKTGKSAVEVLNVLNKESGLLGVSGFSSDLRDIENEAQKGNERAILALEVFGERIHKYMGSYATRMGGLDAIIFTAGVGENSNIVREKVIEGLEFMGVYFDPSMNNVRGEEKFINHPYSPVKIIIIPTDEEVMIARDVMRIAGL, via the coding sequence ATGTCTAAGATTATTGCTATAAATGCAGGCAGTTCATCTTTTAAATTCCAATTGTTTGAAATGCCCGAAGAGAAAGAGATCGCAAAAGGACTCGTGGAACGGATAGGGCTTGAAAACGGCATCTTCTCCATCACCATCGATGGGGAAAAGCATAAACTGGAGCAGGATTTCAAAGACCATGAAGAAGCTGTGAACCTTATGCTGAAGAAGCTTGTAGAATACAGGGTCATCAAGGATATCAATGATATCGAAGCAAGTGGCCACAGGGTCGTCCATGGGGGCGAGACATTCGATGATTCGGTTCTGATCGATGATGAAGTCGTACGCCATATCCATGAGCTCAGTGAGCTTGCACCACTGCACAACCCGGCAAACCTGATGGGCATCAACGCATTCAGGGAGCTGCTTCCTCATGTTCCACATGTGGCAGTCTTCGATACTTCATTCCACCAGACCATGCCAGAAAGCTCGTATCTGTACAGTCTGCCGTACCATTACTATAAGGATTACGGCATCAGAAAATACGGCTTCCACGGAACGAGCCATAAATATGTGACGCAGCGTGCCAGTGAGCTCCTCGGAAGACCCCTTGAAGAGCTCAGGATGATCAGCTGCCATCTCGGTAATGGAGCAAGTATCGCTGCGGTCAAAGGCGGGAAATCCGTCGATACTTCCATGGGCTTTACACCACTTGCGGGTGTGACAATGGGAACGCGCTCCGGCAACATCGATCCGGCGCTCATTCCCTACATTATGGAGAAGACCGGAAAATCTGCAGTGGAAGTACTCAATGTACTCAACAAGGAATCCGGCCTCCTCGGAGTGAGCGGTTTCTCCAGCGACCTGCGTGATATTGAAAATGAAGCACAGAAGGGCAATGAAAGAGCCATTCTGGCGCTTGAAGTCTTCGGTGAGAGGATCCACAAGTACATGGGTTCATACGCCACCCGTATGGGCGGACTCGATGCCATCATCTTTACAGCCGGTGTCGGGGAAAATTCTAATATCGTCCGCGAAAAGGTCATCGAAGGCCTCGAATTCATGGGTGTCTATTTCGACCCTTCAATGAATAATGTACGGGGAGAGGAAAAGTTCATCAACCATCCGTATTCTCCGGTCAAGATCATCATCATTCCTACAGACGAGGAAGTCATGATCGCCAGGGATGTCATGAGGATTGCTGGACTGTAA
- a CDS encoding Ltp family lipoprotein translates to MKRYLLMLGISTTMLLSACGEEEVSSETASNDEVKVVQEENEALKERVSELEGELETAEEMENSEIDEEEMRKLEKENDQLNSQVSELEEALSSEEDQEEEVTALKEENETLQSELAETEEELASTRQEIEDDTTEEVTEEPEAAEEEQTGEVAAGEDDVPREWESALNSAYNYAEIMYMSKAGIYDQLVSEYGENFPEEAAQYAIDNIEYDWKSNALESARSYQDLMDMSHAAIYDQLISDYGDKFTEEEAAYAIENLE, encoded by the coding sequence ATGAAAAGATACTTGTTGATGCTTGGTATTTCGACAACAATGCTGTTGTCGGCATGTGGGGAAGAAGAAGTGAGTTCTGAGACGGCATCTAACGATGAGGTGAAAGTTGTACAGGAGGAGAATGAAGCACTTAAAGAAAGGGTTTCAGAGTTGGAAGGGGAGCTGGAAACAGCTGAAGAAATGGAGAATTCCGAAATTGATGAGGAAGAGATGAGGAAACTTGAGAAAGAAAACGATCAGTTGAATTCCCAGGTTTCCGAGTTGGAAGAAGCGCTTTCTTCAGAAGAGGATCAGGAAGAGGAAGTTACTGCATTGAAGGAAGAGAACGAAACGCTTCAATCTGAACTTGCCGAAACTGAAGAAGAATTGGCCTCGACCCGGCAAGAAATTGAAGATGATACAACTGAGGAAGTTACAGAAGAGCCCGAAGCAGCAGAGGAAGAACAGACTGGAGAGGTTGCTGCAGGAGAGGATGATGTTCCGAGAGAATGGGAATCTGCTTTAAACAGTGCATATAACTATGCTGAAATCATGTATATGTCCAAAGCCGGCATATATGATCAGCTGGTTTCTGAATATGGAGAGAACTTCCCGGAGGAAGCGGCACAATATGCGATAGACAATATTGAGTATGACTGGAAGAGTAATGCTTTGGAATCTGCCAGGTCCTACCAGGATCTGATGGATATGTCCCATGCTGCCATATATGATCAATTGATATCGGACTATGGTGATAAGTTTACGGAAGAAGAGGCTGCCTATGCCATTGAAAATCTGGAGTAG
- a CDS encoding universal stress protein — protein sequence MLKYDNILIAVDGSREAEWAFHKAIDIAKRNNSKLSIINVIDTRSFASVEAYDRTISQRANDFAQKLLDGYEALALDRGVQEVDKIIDYGSPKSIIPKKAVKKTGADLIACGATGLNAVERFIIGSVSEAIVRHAPCDVLVVRTETLPDDFEPVVATEEFMNENK from the coding sequence ATGCTTAAGTATGACAACATTCTAATCGCAGTAGACGGGTCCCGTGAAGCTGAATGGGCGTTCCACAAAGCAATCGATATCGCCAAGCGTAACAACTCCAAACTTTCCATCATCAACGTGATCGATACGCGCTCCTTCGCATCAGTCGAAGCCTATGACCGCACGATTTCACAACGCGCCAATGATTTTGCGCAAAAGCTGCTGGATGGCTACGAAGCACTTGCCCTCGACAGAGGGGTTCAGGAAGTCGACAAGATCATCGACTACGGTTCCCCGAAATCCATCATCCCTAAGAAAGCTGTCAAGAAGACGGGCGCCGACCTGATCGCCTGTGGTGCCACAGGTCTCAACGCAGTTGAACGCTTCATCATCGGCTCCGTATCGGAAGCCATCGTACGCCATGCACCTTGCGATGTATTGGTTGTCAGAACAGAGACATTGCCTGATGATTTCGAACCTGTTGTTGCTACAGAGGAGTTCATGAACGAAAACAAATGA